AACGAACACCAAGCAAGTGAGCTAGGACACGTTTTGCAACGTCGCGAATATCTGCTGCACGCTCTTGCATGTATGGGTTATCTTCCATACCTTCAAAGATAGCGATGAACATATCCGTTACTTCTTTCAAACCTGTTTCAGCATTTGTTTTCTTAGCACGGATAGTTTCCTTAATCTGTCCAATCATTTCTGGGTCAGCAAGAACCATCAAGTGTGCATCAAATACGGCTGCGGCTTCTTCACCTAGGCTAGCTACTGCATTCTCACGAATAACAGAAAGCTCGTTTTGAGACGCTTCAAGAGCTGCATCCAAACGAGCTTCTTCTGCATTTGTATCTTCAACTGTAACAGTTTCAAAAGATAAATCGGGTTGAACCAGTAGATATGCCTTAGCAACGGCAACACCGTCAGATGCTGCAATTCCTTTAAGCATTTCTGTCATGTTCTTATGCCAATCCTTCTTTTTCCATTGTTTCTGTGATTGCTGCGATTGCATCGTCAGCATCTGCACCTTCAGCAGAGATTGTTACGTCAGCACCTTGGCCAACACCAAGAGACATAACACCCATGATAGATTTAAGGTTAACTGATTTTTCTTTGTAGTTCAACGTGATGTCTGAAGCGAATTTGCTAGCAGTTTGAACAAGCAAAGTTGCTGGACGTGCGTGGATACCTGTTTCTGCCACGATGTGGAAGTCTTTTGAAGCCATATTTGGATTCTCCTTTTTGTTTTACAAAATTTGGGCTATTATGATAACCCTTACAAGGAGGATTATACCACTTTTTGAAATCATTTTCAAGATTTTTTTGCATTTCTTTCATTTTTCTAAGAAAAAGACCTGCCTGGTCGCAAGGCCTTTCTATCTTAAAAATATTGAATAAGAGCCGTAACAAATTGACTAGTAGATAGGGGTTCTACTCCCAAATCCTTTGCAAAGTCAACAGTTACCTGTTTATTTTCAAAAGCTTTTTCGAGTCCAGAAACAATAATCTCTGCTGCTTCTTTCCAATTCATATAATCCAACATCATACAAGCAGACAACAGAACTGAACTTGGATTAGCCTTGTTTTGGCCAGCAATATCTGGCGCTGTTCCATGTGTAGCTTCAAAAATGGCATGTCCTGTTTGGTAATTGATATTTGCACCTGGTGAGATGCCGATTCCACCAACCTGGGCCGCTAGAGCATCTGAAGCGTAGTCTCCGTTGAGATTGGTGAGGGCCACCACATCGAACTTTTCTGGAGCAAGTAAGATTTGCTGAAGGAAATTGTCCGCAATAATATCGTTGACTACCAAATCACCCGACTTAAGAAGATCCGCATATTCTTGTTGAGCCAGTTCATAACCCCATTTTCGAAATCCACCTTCAGTGAACTTTTGAATGTTGCCCTTGTGGACCAGGGTTACATTTTTTAGGCCATTTTCCAAGGCGTAATCAATAGCAGAGCGAACCAAGCGCTTGCTACCTTCCTCAGAAATCGGCTTGATACCGATACTGGATGTCTCAGGGAAACGAATTTTACTAACTCCCATCTGGTCCTTCAAGAAAGCAAGCACCTGTGCTACTTCAGCAGTTCCAGCATCCCATTCGATACCTGCATAAATATCTTCTGTATTTTCACGGAAAATCGTAATATTGGTTTTTTCTGGTTCTTTTAGTGGACTAGGCACTCCCTTAAAATAGCGGACTGGCCGCACACAGGCAAAGAGGTC
The sequence above is a segment of the Streptococcus suis genome. Coding sequences within it:
- a CDS encoding phosphocarrier protein HPr — translated: MASKDFHIVAETGIHARPATLLVQTASKFASDITLNYKEKSVNLKSIMGVMSLGVGQGADVTISAEGADADDAIAAITETMEKEGLA
- the icd gene encoding NADP-dependent isocitrate dehydrogenase codes for the protein MAEKIRFENGKLLVPDQPIIPYIEGDGVGKDIWSAAQSAIDAAVEKAYNGQRQIVWKEVLAGEKAYETTGTSLPDETLATIKDHLLAIKGPLGTPVGKGHRSLNVALRQELDLFACVRPVRYFKGVPSPLKEPEKTNITIFRENTEDIYAGIEWDAGTAEVAQVLAFLKDQMGVSKIRFPETSSIGIKPISEEGSKRLVRSAIDYALENGLKNVTLVHKGNIQKFTEGGFRKWGYELAQQEYADLLKSGDLVVNDIIADNFLQQILLAPEKFDVVALTNLNGDYASDALAAQVGGIGISPGANINYQTGHAIFEATHGTAPDIAGQNKANPSSVLLSACMMLDYMNWKEAAEIIVSGLEKAFENKQVTVDFAKDLGVEPLSTSQFVTALIQYF